A window of the Dermacentor variabilis isolate Ectoservices unplaced genomic scaffold, ASM5094787v1 scaffold_12, whole genome shotgun sequence genome harbors these coding sequences:
- the LOC142566140 gene encoding protein TEX261 isoform X1 — MLYLYLLSWVATFVQVCFSILAVAAGLYYLAELVEEFTVTTGKIIRILILVTLAIYIGLFVFEDLPTTMIGCGMLSQVMHMLVLRTFPFFNLYSVPFLSASALVILNHYLAFNYFSNKAYTLSEVLAYFTLCLWLVPFAFVVSLNANDSVLPTLAERRPLLSDDNDVVSNYFSQRNKRYNLLSFFNKAKESILPQRVKKVF, encoded by the exons AtgctttatttatatttattaagTTGGGTGGCAACGTTCGTCCAAGTATGCTTCTCCATCCTGGCAGTGG CGGCTGGGCTATATTACCTGGCCGAGCTTGTGGAAGAGTTTACCGTTACGACTGGAAAGATAATTAGGATACTAATTCTG GTGACGCTCGCCATTTACATCGGGCTATTTGTTTTTGAAGATCTTCCCACGACAATGATTGGCTGCGGCATGCTCAGCCAAGTGATGCATATGCTGGTTTTGCGCACTTTCCCTTTTTTCAACCTCTATTCTGTGCCTTTCTTGTCCGCCTCGG CTCTTGTCATCCTGAACCACTACCTTGCATTCAACTACTTTTCTAACAAAGCCTATACTTTGAGTGAG GTGCTTGCATACTTCACCCTCTGCCTGTGGCTGGTGCCATTTGCATTTGTGGTCTCGCTTAATGCCAATGACAGCGTCCTCCCGACTCTTGCAGAACGGAGGCCACTTCTCAGTG ATGACAATGATGTCGTCTCAAACTACTTCTCTCAGCGAAACAAGCGCTACAACTTGCTCTCATTCTTCAACAAGGCCAAAGAGTCCATCTTGCCTCAGCGTGTCAAGAAAGTGTTTTGA
- the LOC142566140 gene encoding protein TEX261 isoform X2, with protein sequence MLYLYLLSWVATFVQVCFSILAVAAGLYYLAELVEEFTVTTGKIIRILILVTLAIYIGLFVFEDLPTTMIGCGMLSQVMHMLVLRTFPFFNLYSVPFLSASALVILNHYLAFNYFSNKAYTLSEMTMMSSQTTSLSETSATTCSHSSTRPKSPSCLSVSRKCFEHPGNEAECSSPVSSLQTCRVIFM encoded by the exons AtgctttatttatatttattaagTTGGGTGGCAACGTTCGTCCAAGTATGCTTCTCCATCCTGGCAGTGG CGGCTGGGCTATATTACCTGGCCGAGCTTGTGGAAGAGTTTACCGTTACGACTGGAAAGATAATTAGGATACTAATTCTG GTGACGCTCGCCATTTACATCGGGCTATTTGTTTTTGAAGATCTTCCCACGACAATGATTGGCTGCGGCATGCTCAGCCAAGTGATGCATATGCTGGTTTTGCGCACTTTCCCTTTTTTCAACCTCTATTCTGTGCCTTTCTTGTCCGCCTCGG CTCTTGTCATCCTGAACCACTACCTTGCATTCAACTACTTTTCTAACAAAGCCTATACTTTGAGTGAG ATGACAATGATGTCGTCTCAAACTACTTCTCTCAGCGAAACAAGCGCTACAACTTGCTCTCATTCTTCAACAAGGCCAAAGAGTCCATCTTGCCTCAGCGTGTCAAGAAAGTGTTTTGAACATCCCGGTAATGAGGCTGAGTGTTCTTCACCTGTGTCCTCCCTTCAGACATGCAGAGTGATCTTTATGTAA